In Equus przewalskii isolate Varuska chromosome 22, EquPr2, whole genome shotgun sequence, the following proteins share a genomic window:
- the ENHO gene encoding adropin, translating into MGAAISQGALIAIVCNGLVGFLLLLLWVILCWACHSRSADIDSLSESSPNSSPGPCPEKAPPPQKPSHEGSYLLQP; encoded by the coding sequence ATGGGGGCAGCCATCTCCCAGGGCGCCCTCATCGCCATCGTCTGCAACGGCCTCGTAGGcttcttgctgctgctgctctgggtcATTCTCTGCTGGGCCTGCCACTCCCGCTCTGCTGACATCGACTCCCTCTCCGAATCCAGTCCCAACTCCAGCCCTGGCCCCTGTCCCGAGAAGGCGCCCCCGCCCCAGAAGCCCAGCCATGAAGGCAGCTACCTGCTGCAGCCCTGA
- the LOC103564359 gene encoding putative hydro-lyase KRH_21160, translating into MAPPPTGCWPPASQEAGLFAVFAAGRALPSLAEPGRAQPSPAERSRTQPSPAEPYARTAAAARAPPSERASERPRPRRRRRPRGRRCPLAADRPRQRPPRSRRGGSGRRRLRGRGGGPGEGTPSLPAARRPPPAGSEPQSAPSIPRPRTLRGRAPGSTQAQDCRWTSPLPRNRCVWTGQPPRKAGATGVPLGMGLAVEGAPRSVLV; encoded by the exons ATGGCTCCGCCCCCGACAGGCTGCTGGCCGCCGGCCTCCCAGGAGGCGGGGCTCTTCGCTGTTTTTGCTGCCGGCCGAGCCTTGCCGAGCCTGGCCGAGCCCGGCCGAGCCCAGCCGAGCCCAGCCGAGCGTAGCCGAACACAGCCGAGCCCAGCCGAACCCTACGCCCggaccgccgccgccgcccgagcGCCGCCGAGCGAGCGAGCCAGCGAGCGGCCGCGGCCGCGGAGGAGGCGCCGCCCCAGGGGGAGGAGGTGCCCGCTCGCCGCAGACCGCCCGCGGCAGAGGCCGCCCCGGTCGCGCCGCGGCGGGAGCGGCCGGCGGAGGCTGCGCGGCCGAGGGGGAGGGCCGGGGGAGGGGACGCCGTCCctgcccgccgcccgccgccccccgcccgccgGCTCCGAGCCTCAGTCGGCGCCCAGCATCCCGCGGCCCCGGACCCTCCGCGGGCGCGCCCCGGGCTCCACTCAG GCGCAGGACTGCAGGTGGACGTCGCCACTGCCCAGGAATCGTTGCGTGTGGACGGGACAGCCTCCGCGGAAGGCCGGCGCTACCGGAGTCCCCCTCGGCATGGGCCTTGCCGTTGAGGGAGCCCCGAGGTCTGTGCTGGTCTGA